gatgatttttttctggTCCAAATTCAGTGAAATACAGGAAAACAAAGTTTGTATGCATTTGGAAAGAACATTGACCTCATCCTCTCTTCTCTCTGACTTTCCCATCATTTGTGGCTCTTGGGTGTCTGTTGGGTGTCTATCTATATCATTTCCCCCATATAGTCCAGGCCTATTGATGTTTCTATATGGCCCatgtcctttacttttttttttttttttagatggagttttgctcttgttgcccaggctggagtgcaatggtgagatctcggctcactgcaacctccgccccccaggttgaagcgattctcctgcctcagcctcctgagtagctgggactacaggcacgcgccaccacacctggctaattttgtatttttagtagagatggggtttctccatgttggtcaggctggtcttgaactcccgccctcaggtgatccgcccgcctcagcctcccaaagtgttgggattacaggcatgagccactgtgcctggctttactTCTTTCCTCTTGGCAGAGCCCTTTTTGATTTTCTCTTAGAGTATCATGATATTATTTCGACTTGTTTCTGGACCTCTTATTTTTTCCTCTACCTGTCTCACACTCCCACAACCTCCCAAACTagattaatatttctattttccaaTTCTGCACATATTGCTCTCTTGTACTAAAATTTGCTGTTTTCTTGTTGTCTGGTAGAAAAAGTACAAACTCTGCAAATTGGCATGAATGATTCTCCTCAAAGCATAAACAATCCTACCAGGTTTTCCCTCATTATTACCCTACAGCAATGTGTCTACCACATAATAATGAGAgctattaaaaaatgtttgtttaaaaatgaacatttcttaTGTTTCAGCCAGACTTACTTATTATTAGTGATACTTTATAATGCTATATGTAGTAACATCTCAGTTCCTTTGTTCGGGCCATAGGGAAACCTACATCATAAAATGCCATAAGTTAATTGGCAGATAGGCTGTCTTCctatttttgccttttagtatccCATCGAGCCTTCAAAACTTCATCGCAAAGCCATCACAGCCATGCCACTTCAGAAACACTTccttgtggccaggcacggtggctcacacctgtaatcccagcactttgggaggccaaggtgggcagatcatttgaggtcaggagttcgagaccatcctggctaacatggtgaaaccctgtctctactaaaaatacaaaatttagccgggtgtggtggcaggtgcctgtaatcccagctacctggggaggctgaggcaggagaatcacttgaacctgggaggcagggcttgccgtgagccaagatcacgccgctgtactccagcctgggagatagaacaagactccgtctcaaaaacaaaaacaaaaaaaacttccttGTTGTCACATCCATGTCTCCCAGCTGTTCTTTGAGTCACTGTAGCACTTTGTTTAGCATCACCTATCATATCATTTCCTTACCATGTAACATAGTAATTTTCACATTTAGATAACCCTCTTTCTCCACAACTTGAGAGCAAACTCCTAGAAGAtagatttttcttacttttcttttagACCTTGTAGTACCCATAACAAGTGATTTATTAATCTATGAGATCAGTACCTTTCAAGggtgtttggtgttttttttttgtttttttgttttttaaccactGCTGTTCTTGCCATAGCAGGGCCATTTCATCAAATGTAATCTTGCATGGAAAtccacagaagaagaaaaaaaaccaactcCCTCTGGTTGGAAGAGATGTGATTGTTATATTCTTcccaaatatcctcttcctgCTACCCTTTGCTGACTGTACAGAACACCCATTGCTCTGCTCAATCTTATCTGAAAACTACAGTATTTAGTTTATATGTCATAGCCAACCAGGGCGAGGCCTTTTACTATCACCCCATCAGTGGTTTACCAGAGCTCTAAATATGTGCTTGGAATAAACACTTAAGTAAGGAGGAGTACATGAAGTTGCGTATGGTTAGTGGTTACCTTATATTTCTTATAATTGTATGTCCATTTATTGCCAAATTTTACCCCTGATAAAACCCATCCTCACTGTCGGAAATAGCTAGAAATTGAAGAGAAGGAACCTAAGTGAGTAACATAATAGGATTAGATGTTTTCAACAAATGACTTAGAAATAAAGTATATACAGGCTTTCCTGTGCTCTTTTGCTTTTTGCAAGAAGAAGGCTGAAATAGGAGCAAGCTGACATTTTGCATGCATttaggaggaaagggaggggttGATAGGATTGGTTTGGAGCAGATTATTCTTCTGCATTCTGAAAGGTTTGGTTCATCACAGCTAGAAGCAGGGGCAGGAAGGATTCTGATAAAAACAACCCTGGCTATGAGGAAAgatatttttttgggggggtggggggaggttggGGTAGTGTTCCTATGAGCATGGGAAAGTTTTCTCTGAAGAGAGGTGGAAAATTGCCTTGAATTCTGATCTGAAGACATGCCAAGTTGTTTATCTCTAGAGCTATAGCCACTCAATTGGTAAGGGCAAAGAATGCTCCTAATACAAATGAGAGtttcaggaaaggaagaaaggaaagggaagagaaaggagtatatgaaataatatttgcttttatgGTATAAAAATTAAGGGAGATTTAGGTCTTCACCAAGAGCAGTATTCTAATAACATCTTAAAGACACaagtcttttgttcatttttcttcttcttatctttcctcccttctctctcccttcctctttgtTCTACTCCCTCACctttttatttaatatctatCAGAAAGTTGAAAGTGATGTTTTCCATTGTCTATTTTCTAGAAATCCCTGCTAAAGCCCAGAAGCTGCTGCAAAACCAGCCTGACAATACCACCGCCCTCTAAGGGGAGCTTGCAATGAGGTTAGCCCTCATTTTAGGTTCTTTAGAGGCCACTGAACACATTTAGGGACCCTCATCCAGTCACCTCTCTCCATACTCAATAAATAGAAGATTAGGTATTTTAGGAGGGTGTTATAATTCAGTGACCTAGTAGAGAATGTTTGTGAGGTTGACTCTCCAAGATAATTGCTAATAGAGATAATTACTCACTAGgtttaaaagaaggaaagactAGCATCTCATTCCTGAGGTGAATGTCTGCTAATGAATCCAACTTCTGATCTACTCTGTGTCTATGTCAATGGGAGAAGGGAATTGGTAGAGACACCGGGAAGGGGTCAGCCATGACCTAGTCCTATTGCTACTTCATTGCCTGGAGAGGTTACGATGCATGAGTTTCCTATGGGGCAGTTGACACATAGCTGACCTCATGCCAGTTTTCTTCAACAGAGTTCCTGCAGGATGAGGGGAACAATAGCAGAGGCCGTGGAGAATGCTACGGATGGCAGAGCTATGGGGCGAATAGGAGAATCAAGCCAGAGCATTTCCCCTGGGAAAGAAACTATACTGTGTGGTGTCCTCACTGGTTGGTATCTTGGAAATTATAAATCAATTCCACTAGAAAGACACCCACTACTCAGAGAAAATCCAAGGTCGGTCCCTGTCAACAAGGGGAAGGGTACGATAGTACTACCTAAGTCAGTGATGTATgacctttttcttctctgttagTCCTCTATCCCATTCCAACACAGCCAGAGGAATGGAGATCCAGAAGAGAGAGGCGGAAGAAAAGTTGCAGGAACTGACCACATCTGCTTTCTCTGTTAGGTCCTTTGAGCCAACACAGGGGGAGAGAAAAGCattaaataacttaaatatgGAGTTGAAACCTGACTGGACCAGACTTGTTAGACTCAGAATTACCAGAACATGAAATGTGTGCAAGATAATGCAAAAGAGATGGGAATTTAGTAGAGAATGATTGAACATAGctattagaaaaagagaaatccaTGTCATGTTTATATCCTAACAATTTTTAGACTGCTCAGTAAACTCCATACTATTTGGAGGTTTTGCAGTTGCACAGTACTTATATTGTCTGTCATAACACTGAAAGTTAACTGACAGAACATGCCTGGTTTCATAAAGAATCCAGAGAATTCAGTCTTCTTTGTAGAATGACTAGCATGATTAATAATCTAACTCTTTGATTCTAATAACTTGACCCACAATAATCTACTGTGATTTTAAAGTAAGCTGTTAATTGTCTTATGTGCAAGGGTAGCTTCTGTTGTTTATGACACATTCTGATAAGAACTTCTTAATGGGAGTGAtagattttcttttgattttctattaAATGAAGAGAAGAAACTTTGACAAATCGGCATTTTAGATTTTGATGTCTCTAAGgagtcagtttttattttttaagaggagACCTGTTACACCCAAGCATGGATTCAAAAGAGATAAAACTAAAAGAAGCTTGCAATGGAATGGATCATTAAGGACCTTCTCAGAAATAGATGAAATGGATGTGGGCTTAGCAGTTGTTGTTGTGGATGATTCGGCACTTCAGGAGCTTGAGATAATTGTCGATTTTATGTGAATCCCTGCGTAGGCAGTGGAGCAGGTTATAATATGCAGAAAGGCGAGACTCTTCATCAGCCATCTGCAGGGATGGAAGTCCCGACCAGACAGGGTAGATCTCATTTtctttggtttcaggatgaacctaatcacacaaaaaaagagtGACTTATTCTTCATATTATTAGTATTTGTATGTCCTTGTTCTTTCTAACTGTTGAATTAAGAATTGAGAATGAGATATGAATGTAAAGTTTTAGACAAAGGCAATGATTTTTGTATATCTGGGCCAGTGTATCAGAAACCTATTAATCTAAAAACTAGAAGCAGAATACCTGTTTAGGTTCTCTGACATCTATGGGATCACAGATGAAGTATGTTTTAGCAGGAGTAGACAGATGAAGAACCGGAAAGGTactatgtaaatattgacatagaTTTGACGAAGAGACAATGGAGTAGCTAGCTTCGGAGCTCTCACTCGAGGATCTATTTCATTTCTCCAGTCTTGTCCCTGATGTATCCCTTGTGCTTTATTCTTCCTgacatcatttattttcttcctgctttgaacTCAATCTATTGCCTATCTAGTGTATGttccaaaaactttaaaaaagatgaaGATTGTACTCATACTTGATGCTTTGGGGTACAGATAATTTAGTGATGACCATGACTAAGAAAAGCTGCTTACGTAGTCAGGAGATTTTCATTTCCTCAAATTTCTAGGGGAAACAATTGCTTTCTTTTGAGGTCCCTGGCCTGGGAGGTGCCGGAAAAAGCACCTACAAGAAAAGggtacaggccgggtgtggtggcttacactggttcacgcactttgggaggcagaggcaggtggatcacttgaggtcaggagttcaagaccagcctggccaacatggtgaaatcccatctctacaaaaacatacaaaaatcagccgtgCCTATTGGtgcacgcctgttgtcccagctacttgggaggctgaggcatgaggattgcttgaacctgggaggcagagattgtggtgagccgagatgacaccactacactccagcataggtgacacagtgagaccttgtctaaaaaaaaaaaggtcaggggGTTGCTGGCAGCAACCCTTCAGTGGTGAGGGCTGTGTGGTAGGGTTGGGGGCATGGCTGTGATAACAAAAGGAGGCTGAACAGCACAACAGAGGGCATGCTATGTTTCTTCACACTCTATAAGCCTTTGCAAACCAGGAAAGCCCAGAGGTCTTAGAGACCAAGTAACCATTTTAGCAACTTTAGGGATGTCAGCTAGTTTGGAGAGTTATTAGGTATATATCTGGATGTAGACACCGATCTGCTAAACCTTTTCCTACAAAGTGagaatatttttcaaatctgGGATTCCCTATTGGaatttaaagtgtgtgtgtgtgtgtgtgtgcgtgcatgtgtgtgtgtgcatgtgtgtattcatTGACtggctttatgtttttatttttaatttttggtacttGAGCCCTAAGACAAAATTTACTGTGTAAGGGATAATGATATgaacaagaataaataaataagtggtagagaaaaaagaacagaaaatgaagTACTATAGAACAAATTAGTGACCTCAGAAATGAGGTTTACagtaatgaagaaaataactGGAAAATCAAGGTATTTATTTCACACATTCCAAGGTTAAAATgtgctttgtgtttgttttggaCATATTTTTCTCACatgaaaataaccaaaatgaTACATGATAACGTGTACTTAGtacacaaaaagagaaatacaaaattgtTCCTGTTATTATTCCtataatcatatatttttctttagatgGTACATTATCCCTGAAAACCTCAGAAGCTGTTTAGGTATTATCTCACTAATGTTGAAATTATCCCATCTGAATGGAGATATCTATTGCAAATACTAACACAATCTAAATATGACAGATTATTTGGGGGAGATTAAGTACAATGACATGAGTTTTGATTTTGGAGtcccaagaaaaaacaaaatttagaatgAGACAACTTTCTATAAATTACAAAATGAAGACATTCCAGAAAAGGTCTATCTCCTTCTTTTGTGACTCCCTGCAATCTCGTGCTTGTGAGACCTCCTGAAATCAATGCAACCTGTGTGCACTGATGTCATCGTCTTGTCATGTTAATATCTGCTCCTCCCTGACAAGTCTGTGCAGCAGATCGGGGTGAGTGGCTGAGGGCCCAACCAAtctgattttggttttcttctttctcccttcccactCTCATCCTCTGGCgaggggagaaaagagaaagaattttcAATAGTGGGTGTCCTGGGATACTCTGCAGAAAACATgtatcttgcagattctattctCTAGTTTCCTCTCCCTTGAAAACACTTAACTTCTTGTCCTCAGGAAGGGGCAAGTCTTTTGTAGTTTTGCGTGTAGGTGTAGGGAAAATGACACCTGTCAAACAGCATTCTAAGATTCATTTACATGTATGTAAATTTATGACTATGAATGACTAGGCTCTTGCTTTATTTAATAGCGGTCTATAATATGGAATGCCtaaatttccttctttcaaaGGGAAATATTTATCATCACAGAGGTCACCGCTTAtattaatgagaaaaacaaagaagcacCAGGAGGCTGCTCACCTGGCTGACTATCAGCTCCATGCCCTCTAGAAGCCGTTTGGTTTGCTCCTCAATCTCTACAGCTTTGGATAGGATAGCCTCCGGGGCTTCTTGCATACCACGTACTTCCGTGACCAGATGATACAGAGGCTCATTCCAGGATCGCAATATGCTGACTATCAGGCTCAGAAAGTCTTTTTGCTACGAAACCATATAGAACAATTGCATTAAAATAGGTAAAATACAATGGGGTTAgttacttgtgatttttgcttaGAGAGGCTGtactaaaatatctttttttattcctatGTGTAGGTACATTTTTCTTTAGGTGAGAGAatttgtagaaatgtaaaatttaaactaCTGGCCTAAActttgctaaaattaaaaaaaaatccggCTTATTTCAGTAACCACTTTTTCTAATGAGAGTTCTAATTGataaaatgaagaattttgtttttcctctgaaatTCTACCATCTGTCCACTTAGTAAGATCTTTCGTATTTGATTGATTTGCTTGTCCCTGGGGAGAAACTAAAGTTTTGCCGAAACTCAGTAGGTGCCCAGAGTATCTGACTCATGAGAAACAGATTCCACTGGGGTCCATGCCAAGGGGCCCAAATCACTCTCATCCAAGCATTCGTTCATACTAATGAATCAAATTGTTCATTGAACTATTCAtttttgatttgtagttttattttgggATCCTAGAACGAAGAGACAATGAAGATGACATGGAATTCATCAACATGCTTTCCTTGATCTATACAACCGCCTGCGCCATGCTGCTGGCAGAGCAGTCTGTTCTCTTGGCCTATGCAGGTGAATAAAATGGAACCAATGTTATCTTGAATAACCATGGAATTCACAATGGAGTTCTGGCTGCCTAGTGTTTTGCTTACTACCACAATCGTGTAGGAGACTCCAAGTAGCTGATTATCTCTGATTTAAAATGCTTACTTTGTAGATGTCCGTGAACTAGTCTAGTGGtaacaaaatgaagaataaagaagaaataaatggacATTGCGATGGAAACATGTAAGAGGATATGAAAGAAATGAGCTATAAAGAGGTACAGGTCATAGAGTGAGTGTCAGTGTAGTTTTTCTGGGAGCATTGCAACACAATGATTAAGAGTAAGGGTTTTGAATAGAATGAAGCCCAGGCTCGCTGCTTACTTGCCATGTGACTGGTACAAATTCcataacctttctgagcctcagtttccttatctcagTGAGTGTAATGACAGTACCTTGTGTTATAGGAtattttatgaggattaaatatagTAATGCCCACAAAGTGTCTGACAATGTAGTACAAGTTGAGTATTCctaattaaaaaatctgaaatctgaaatactccaatgagcatttttttttagcaTCATGTAGGTGCTCAAAAAACTAAGGATTCTTCAGTATTTGGGATTTCTGGTTAGTGATAACCTGTagatctcaataaatatttcgtcttcctcctccttctcccctttctttttctcctccttctcttattATCAAATTATTATTAATGAACATAGCAGACAGAAATGTTGGTGCCATTCCTAAACTTGTAAATGGAGAATACATTGAATTTGTAGGTGGCATGTATGTAAAGACATTTGTTTTAAATCATGTTAAGGCTGTGATTATGGTAGACAACCAAAAGGAAGAGATCATAGCAATAGAAGATTGAAGCTGAGATACATGATTGGGGCTTGATATACAGACTTTGTAGTCATCAGAACAGTGGCAACTGTAGCTgtgaaaagcaaaatattatgttttacaGGATCTGTATTTTTTGTGAGGGGAGTGGTGGCTTTTAACTAAGAAGTAAGAGAGGGCAGAAGAGTCAGTGAAGAATGAAAAAGTGGGTGTCAGAGTAGCAGAAATAGAACCAGAGTAGAGTCTTGAAAGTCCAGAAGAGATGGCTCCAATAGTGCAGGGGTCAGTCATGTAACATGCTGTTGAAGTAGGAGCCACGAgtaatatgtaataaataaaactgcatttctttttcttacagatGCATAAATGTATATTTACCCACAGAAGTCCAGTTCAGTTCAAACTTTCATATACTGTATGTACAATCCTAGCGACAAGGCATTGGTTAAAATAATGTTATCTGCAAGGACAATGTACAGATCTGCTATTTAGATTGCTGCTACCATCTTTACTTAGCACTTGATTTGACTCATATTTCATCAACTACATAATGTAATTTTTTGACT
This DNA window, taken from Pan paniscus chromosome 5, NHGRI_mPanPan1-v2.0_pri, whole genome shotgun sequence, encodes the following:
- the PRL gene encoding prolactin isoform X2 produces the protein MNIKGSPWKGSLLLLLVSNLLLCHSVAPLPICPGGAARCQVTLGDLFDRAVVLSHYIHNLSSEMFSEFDKRYTHGRGFITKAINSCHTSSLATPEDKEQAQQINQKDFLSLIVSILRSWNEPLYHLVTEVRGMQEAPEAILSKAVEIEEQTKRLLEGMELIVSQVHPETKENEIYPVWSGLPSLQMADEESRLSAYYNLLHCLRRDSHKIDNYLKLLKCRIIHNNNC
- the PRL gene encoding prolactin isoform X1, with product MNIKGSPWKAGSLLLLLVSNLLLCHSVAPLPICPGGAARCQVTLGDLFDRAVVLSHYIHNLSSEMFSEFDKRYTHGRGFITKAINSCHTSSLATPEDKEQAQQINQKDFLSLIVSILRSWNEPLYHLVTEVRGMQEAPEAILSKAVEIEEQTKRLLEGMELIVSQVHPETKENEIYPVWSGLPSLQMADEESRLSAYYNLLHCLRRDSHKIDNYLKLLKCRIIHNNNC